The segment GAGGTCGGTGGCGCGCACGGCGGTCGCGTCGCGCGCCGTGGCCGCGGTGAGCAGGTCGATGTCGCGGGTCGCCTTGCGTGCGGCCACGCTGGTGAAGGGCTCGAAGGCCTGGACGAACTCCTGTCGGGGGAACTCGCCGAGGAAGGCGGCCACCACGTAGTCGGAGAGGACGTCACCGACGGCCCCCTCGACCTCGGTGCGGGTCTGCTCGTCGAGGCGCTCGGCGCCGGTGACCGTCTGGACGCGGAGGGCGGCCGACTCGGCCGTCGGGTCCCCCTCGTCGTCGGGCGGGCTGTTGTCCGAGCACCCGGCCGCGAGCACCGCCGCTGCGACCGCGACGCCCACGCGCGCGGTCCACCCGCGGCGGCGAGAGGAGCCCATGGCGATCATCATGGCCGACGCAGCCTGACCTGTCTCAGCTCGCCGGGACCGTGTTGACCGTGGAGAGGTCGAACTCCTCCACGTTGTCCCGGGCCGGGTGTCGTGTGCCGACCGGGCCGCGGGCGAACTCCATGACCAGGGTGCCGGTCACCGTCCGGGTGAACTCCTGCGTGACCGCGCCCAGCGGGCGCTCGCACCGGTCGACCATCGCGCACCCCCAGCGCAGCGTGCCGGCGTTGAACACCCCGGCACCCGAGCCGGCCGTGTAGTAGACCGACTGCGTCGTGGTGGTGACGCCTCGGCAGGAGTACGGCGAGTGGCTGAGCACCTGGAGCGGCCGCGGCAGCCTGCCGTCCGGGTAGACCCGGTCGGCCTCGGGACCCACCAGGCCGGGGATGTGGTCGCCGTGGCGGACGCCCGTGCCGCGGAACCCCCACCAGCCCGGGCTGGCGACGACGTAGTCGGTGTCGACGGGGTAGCACTCGTACTGCATCCCCAGCAGGTCGTGCTCGGGGCGCGGCACGGGCGGCTCGCGGAACATCGCCGTCGCCTCGACGGACCCCTGCGCGTACAGCGGGTCGAGGTGCGCGGAGTGCCGGTAGCCGACGACCACGCGGGCCGGCGCCTCGGTGCCGGGCTCCAGTCGGATCCGCCAGTACATGGTGTTCGCGCCCAGGAAGGCCAGGTTGGTCCCGGCGTCGCGGGCCCCGAGGACGACGTCGCGCATCGTGTTGGTCCAGTACTCGTCGTGCCCCATCGAGACGTAGCCGCGGGCGCCCGCGAGCGCTCTCGGCGTGGTGTGCAGGTCGACGTTGGTGAAGTAGGACAGCGGCACGCCGGTGCTCTCCGCCCGCACGACGACCGGGATGGCGGCCGTGCGGTAGTCGTTGGCCCCGGTCGCGCCGTTGTAGGGCCGGTCGAAGCTCACCGCGTGGCTCGGGGCGTCGCCGTTGGCGCCGGCGTACAGGCTGTAGCCACCCCACTCGTTGTAGGCCTGCCACGTCGTGACGGGCGCGACCAGCGCGACGGTGCCCTCTGCCGACTCGGAGGTCACGACGTAGGGCACCTGGGTCTCCCACCCGGTGTCGGTGCGCAGCCGGAAGACGTAGAAGCCGGGCGTCCACGTCGACGTGTCGACGGTCAGGTCGCGCTCCCAGGGCGCGACCACCGTGCGCCGCTCGTACGACGAGTAGCGCGGCGCCGGCTGCTGCCGGCCCCGCCGGAAGCCGGACTCCCAGACGAAGGCACCGGTGCCACCGTCGTAGGACCCGATCCGGAACGCCGCCGCCTCCCAGCCGCCCTCGGTGGTGGACACCTTCAGGCCCACCCGCGTGCCCGGGACGCCGCTGGCGTGCGTGGTGTAGGCCGCGACCTCACCGTGGAACGATGTCCTGCTCAGCCGCCAGTCCTCCGAGCCGCGCGGCTCGGGGGTGGGCTCCGGCTCCGCCTGCTCGGTGGCCTCGGTGTCCGCCTGCGCCCGCGGGATGCCGATCGCTGCCCCGCCCGCGTCCCTGCCCGCCCGCTCGGCCGAGGCGCACCCGGTCCCCAGCACCAGGACCGCCACCACGACCACTGTCCCGAGCCTCGCCCACCGTGTCCGCATCGCCATCTCCTCGGCCGTGGCGTCGGAGGGTCCCGTCGCCGTCATGACGACGTTCGTCCGGGGGCACCTCCCGGCACATGGGGCGGCGATCCCGGGAGGTCGGGACGATCAGGACCGCCGTCCCGACCGGGCGCCGGAGCCGAGTGGGCGGGGACCTAGGATCAACCCCATGCCTGAGATCTCCCGGGACGAGGTGGCCCACCTGGCCATGCTCGCCCGCATCGACCTCTCCGACGCCGAGCTCGACCACCTGGCGCCCCAGCTGAGCGTCATCCTCGAGTCGGTGGCCTCGATCAACGGGGTCGCGGGTGACGACGTGCCACCCACGTCGCACGCCCTCCCGATGACCAACGTGTTCCGCGAGGACGTCGTGGTCCCGGGCCTGACGGCCGAGGAGGCGCTGTCCGGCGCGCCCGCCGTCGAGGACCAGCGCTTCTCCGTCCCGCGGATCCTCGGCGAGGAGGCGTGATGAGCGACCTGACCCGCAGCACCGCTGCCGCGCTCGCCGACGGCCTCGCCGCCGGCGAGGTCACCTCCGTCGAGCTCACCGAGGCCCACCTCGACCGGATCGACGCCGTGGACGGCGCCGTCCACGCCTTCCTCCACGTCGACCGCGACGGTGCCCTCGTCGATGCCGCCGACTCCGACGCCCGCCGGGCCCGGGGCGAGGCACGCGGCCCGCTCGACGGCGTACCGATCGCGGTCAAGGACGTCCTCGCCACCCGTGGACTGCCGACCACCTGTGGCTCGAAGATCCTCGAGGGGTGGATCCCGCCCTACGACGCCACCGTCGTCTCCCGGCTGCGCGCGGCCGGCCTGCCGATCCTGGGCAAGACCAACATGGACGAGTTCGCGATGGGCTCCTCGACCGAGCACTCCGCCTACGGCCCCACCCGCAACCCGTGGGACCTCGACCGCATCCCCGGCGGCTCCGGCGGCGGCTCCGCGGCCGCCGTCGCTGCCTTCGAGGCACCGCTCGCCATCGGCACCGACACCGGCGGCTCCATCCGCCAGCCCGGCGCCGTCACCGGCACCGTCGGCGTGAAGCCGACCTACGGCGGCGTCTCCCGCTACGGCCTCGTGGCCCTGGCCAACAGCCTCGACCAGGCCGGTCCGGTCACCCGGACCGTGCTCGACGCGGCGATGCTGCACGACGTGATCGGCGGCCACGACCCGCGCGACTCCACGTCGATCAAGCAGGACTGGCCGTCCTTCACCGAGGCGGCGAGGGCCGGCGCCACGGGCGACATGAGCGGGGTGAAGGTCGGCGTCATCACCGAGCTCGCCGCCGGGAGTGAGCAGAGCGGCTGGCAGGCCGGTGTCATGGCGCGCTTCCAGGAGTCGGTCGACCTGCTGGTCGAGGCCGGTGCCGAGGTCGTCGAGGTGTCGTGCCCCTCGTTCGTCCACGCCCTCGCCACCTACTACCTGATCCTCCCTGCCGAGGCGTCGAGCAACCTCGCGAAGTTCGACGCGATGCGCTACGGCCTGCGGGTGACCCCCGACGGCAACCCGAGCGCGGAGGACGTCATGCGCGCGACCCGTGACGCCGGCTTCGGTGACGAGGTCAAGCGCCGCATCATCCTCGGCACCTACGCGCTCTCCAGCGGCTACTACGACGCCTACTACGGTCAGGCCCAGAAGATCCGCACGCTGATCAGCCGCGACTTCGACGCCGCCTTCGCCGACGTCGACGTGCTCGTGTCGCCGACGGCCCCCACCACGGCGTTCAAGCTGGGGGAGAAGCTCGACGACCCGGTGGCGATGTACCTCAACGACCTCGCCACCATCCCCGCCAACCTCGCCGGCGTCCCGGGGATCTCGGTCCCCAACGGCCTCGCCGACGAGGACGGCCTGCCCAGCGGCTTCCAGGTGCTCGCGCCGGCGCTGGCCGACGACCGCGTCTACCGCGTGGGTGCCGCGCTCGAAGCCCTGTACGCCGACCAGTGGGGCGGACCCCTGCTCGACAAGGCACCCGCCCTGGCCGGCGCCGCGACCGCCGAGGTGAAGTGACGTGACCGAGACCCTGATGCCCTTCGACGACGTGCTGGCGGCCTACGACCCCGCCCTCGGCCTCGAGGTCCACGTCGAGCTCAACACCGCCTCGAAGATGTTCTGCGGCTGCCCGGCGGTCTTCGGCGGCGAGCCCAACGCTGGCACCTGCCCGACGTGCCTGGGCCTGCCGGGCGCGATGCCGGTCGTCAACGGCAAGGCGGTGGAGTCGGCGATCCGCATCGGCCTGGCGCTCAACTGCGACATCGCCGAGTGGTGCCGGTTCGCCCGGAAGAACTACTTCTACCCGGACATGCCGAAGAACTTCCAGACGTCCCAGTACGACGAGCCGATCTGCTTCGACGGCTACATGGACGTCGACGTCGACGGTGAGACCTACCGCGTCGAGATCGAGCGTGCCCACATGGAGGAGGACACCGGCAAGTCGCTGCACGTCGGCGGTGCCACCGGCCGCATCCACGGCGCCGACTACTCGCTGGTCGACTACAACCGCGCCGGCATCCCCCTCATCGAGATCGTCACCCGGCCGATCCTCGGCGCGGGGGAGAAGGCACCGGAGGTCGCCAAGGCCTACGTCGCGCAGCTGCGCGAGCTGATCGTGGCGCTCGGCGTCTCCGAGGCGCGGATGGACCAGGGCAACCTGCGTGCCGACGTGAACCTGTCGCTCGCCCCGAAGGGCAGCGGCACCCTCGGCACCCGCACGGAGACGAAGAACGTCAACTCGTTCCGGTCGGTCGAGCGGGCCGTTCGCTACGAGATGCAGCGGCACGCGGTGATCCTGCGCGACGGCGGCTCGATCCTCCAGGAGACACGTCACTGGCACGAGGACACCGGCATCACCACGAGCGGGCGCGAGAAGTCCGACGCGGAGGACTACCGCTACTTCCCCGAGCCCGACCTCGTCCCCGTGGCCCCGAGCCGCGAGTGGGTCGACGAGCTGCGCGGCACGCTGCCGGAGAACCCGACCGTACGCCGCGCCCGCCTGCAGGCCGAGTGGGGCTTCA is part of the Nocardioides cavernae genome and harbors:
- the gatB gene encoding Asp-tRNA(Asn)/Glu-tRNA(Gln) amidotransferase subunit GatB translates to MTETLMPFDDVLAAYDPALGLEVHVELNTASKMFCGCPAVFGGEPNAGTCPTCLGLPGAMPVVNGKAVESAIRIGLALNCDIAEWCRFARKNYFYPDMPKNFQTSQYDEPICFDGYMDVDVDGETYRVEIERAHMEEDTGKSLHVGGATGRIHGADYSLVDYNRAGIPLIEIVTRPILGAGEKAPEVAKAYVAQLRELIVALGVSEARMDQGNLRADVNLSLAPKGSGTLGTRTETKNVNSFRSVERAVRYEMQRHAVILRDGGSILQETRHWHEDTGITTSGREKSDAEDYRYFPEPDLVPVAPSREWVDELRGTLPENPTVRRARLQAEWGFTDMEMRDTIGAGALGLVAETIAEGAAPQAARKWWLGELARRSNEDGVDIVDLPITPADVARIQALVDEKVVNDKLARQVFEGVLAGEGTPDEVVEKRGLAVVSDDGALGAAVDNAIAANPDVADKIRDGKVAAAGALIGAVMKEMRGQADAGRVRELILEKLS
- a CDS encoding N,N-dimethylformamidase beta subunit family domain-containing protein, which produces MTATGPSDATAEEMAMRTRWARLGTVVVVAVLVLGTGCASAERAGRDAGGAAIGIPRAQADTEATEQAEPEPTPEPRGSEDWRLSRTSFHGEVAAYTTHASGVPGTRVGLKVSTTEGGWEAAAFRIGSYDGGTGAFVWESGFRRGRQQPAPRYSSYERRTVVAPWERDLTVDTSTWTPGFYVFRLRTDTGWETQVPYVVTSESAEGTVALVAPVTTWQAYNEWGGYSLYAGANGDAPSHAVSFDRPYNGATGANDYRTAAIPVVVRAESTGVPLSYFTNVDLHTTPRALAGARGYVSMGHDEYWTNTMRDVVLGARDAGTNLAFLGANTMYWRIRLEPGTEAPARVVVGYRHSAHLDPLYAQGSVEATAMFREPPVPRPEHDLLGMQYECYPVDTDYVVASPGWWGFRGTGVRHGDHIPGLVGPEADRVYPDGRLPRPLQVLSHSPYSCRGVTTTTQSVYYTAGSGAGVFNAGTLRWGCAMVDRCERPLGAVTQEFTRTVTGTLVMEFARGPVGTRHPARDNVEEFDLSTVNTVPAS
- the gatC gene encoding Asp-tRNA(Asn)/Glu-tRNA(Gln) amidotransferase subunit GatC; its protein translation is MPEISRDEVAHLAMLARIDLSDAELDHLAPQLSVILESVASINGVAGDDVPPTSHALPMTNVFREDVVVPGLTAEEALSGAPAVEDQRFSVPRILGEEA
- the gatA gene encoding Asp-tRNA(Asn)/Glu-tRNA(Gln) amidotransferase subunit GatA, yielding MSDLTRSTAAALADGLAAGEVTSVELTEAHLDRIDAVDGAVHAFLHVDRDGALVDAADSDARRARGEARGPLDGVPIAVKDVLATRGLPTTCGSKILEGWIPPYDATVVSRLRAAGLPILGKTNMDEFAMGSSTEHSAYGPTRNPWDLDRIPGGSGGGSAAAVAAFEAPLAIGTDTGGSIRQPGAVTGTVGVKPTYGGVSRYGLVALANSLDQAGPVTRTVLDAAMLHDVIGGHDPRDSTSIKQDWPSFTEAARAGATGDMSGVKVGVITELAAGSEQSGWQAGVMARFQESVDLLVEAGAEVVEVSCPSFVHALATYYLILPAEASSNLAKFDAMRYGLRVTPDGNPSAEDVMRATRDAGFGDEVKRRIILGTYALSSGYYDAYYGQAQKIRTLISRDFDAAFADVDVLVSPTAPTTAFKLGEKLDDPVAMYLNDLATIPANLAGVPGISVPNGLADEDGLPSGFQVLAPALADDRVYRVGAALEALYADQWGGPLLDKAPALAGAATAEVK